A single region of the Solwaraspora sp. WMMD791 genome encodes:
- the rny gene encoding ribonuclease Y has translation MTGLEWALFAIVVLLVGVVFVGLAIGVRTLRRLTLTAPPAPPAEDDPAFVAARDRQEQSLAALRTAADEASAAVEQAKSAAAAARTDAAAAKAEAIAARAEARRVLDAARAEADTILERAHRQAESEAEQVRAAARRSGEREIAMLSRTVKEQSVELDRRTQRMDERERLHAEEADRVAERDRRLSATAAELAQRKAALAAREADLAAAEERWQRELERVAGLTAEAARGELVEAIESQAKREAAILVRDIESDARATADQRARHIVVDAIQRVASEQTAESVVSVLHLPGDEMKGRIIGREGRNIRAFESVTGVNLIIDDTPEAVLLSCFDPVRREIGRLTLEKLVLDGRIHPHRIEEVFDTARSEVEQLCHRAAEDALVDVGITEIHPELVTLLGRLRYRTSYGQNVLKHLVETAHIAGVMAAELRLDVPLIKRCAFLHDIGKALTHEVEGSHALIGADVARKYGETEDVVHAIEAHHNEVLPQTIEAVLTQASDACSGGRPGARRESLEAYVKRLERIEEIAAGKVGVEKVFAMQAGREIRVMVKPDDVDDIGAAVLARDVAKQVEEELTYPGQIRVTVVRESRVTEIAR, from the coding sequence ATGACCGGGCTGGAGTGGGCGCTGTTCGCCATCGTCGTCCTGCTCGTCGGTGTCGTCTTCGTCGGCCTCGCCATCGGGGTGCGCACCCTGCGCCGACTCACTCTCACGGCACCGCCAGCGCCCCCGGCCGAGGACGATCCGGCCTTCGTCGCCGCCCGGGACCGGCAGGAGCAGTCGTTGGCCGCGCTGCGCACCGCCGCCGACGAAGCCTCCGCCGCCGTCGAGCAGGCCAAGTCCGCCGCTGCGGCGGCCCGGACGGACGCCGCAGCCGCCAAGGCCGAGGCGATCGCCGCCCGCGCCGAAGCCCGGCGGGTGCTCGACGCGGCCCGCGCCGAAGCCGACACCATCCTCGAACGGGCACACCGGCAGGCCGAGTCCGAGGCCGAGCAGGTCCGGGCGGCCGCCCGCCGCAGCGGCGAACGGGAGATCGCCATGCTCTCCCGTACCGTGAAGGAACAGTCGGTCGAGCTGGACCGCCGCACGCAACGGATGGACGAGCGGGAACGGCTGCACGCCGAGGAGGCCGACCGGGTCGCCGAGCGGGACCGCAGGCTCAGTGCCACCGCCGCCGAGTTGGCGCAGCGCAAGGCCGCCCTGGCCGCCCGCGAGGCCGACCTGGCCGCCGCCGAGGAGCGGTGGCAGCGCGAGTTGGAACGGGTGGCCGGGCTGACCGCTGAGGCGGCCCGTGGCGAGCTCGTCGAGGCGATCGAGAGCCAGGCCAAGCGGGAAGCGGCGATCCTGGTCCGCGACATCGAATCCGATGCCCGCGCCACCGCCGACCAGCGGGCGCGGCACATCGTGGTCGACGCCATCCAGCGGGTGGCCAGCGAGCAGACCGCCGAGAGCGTGGTCAGCGTGCTGCACCTGCCCGGCGACGAGATGAAGGGCCGCATCATCGGCCGCGAGGGGCGCAACATCCGGGCGTTCGAGTCCGTCACCGGGGTCAACCTCATCATCGACGACACCCCCGAAGCCGTCCTGCTGTCCTGCTTCGACCCGGTACGCCGGGAGATCGGCCGACTCACCCTGGAGAAGCTGGTCCTCGACGGCCGGATCCACCCGCACCGGATCGAGGAGGTCTTCGACACCGCCCGCAGCGAGGTCGAGCAGTTGTGCCACCGGGCCGCCGAGGACGCCCTCGTCGACGTGGGCATCACCGAGATCCACCCCGAGCTGGTGACCCTGCTCGGTCGCCTGCGCTACCGCACCTCGTACGGTCAGAACGTCCTCAAACACCTGGTCGAGACCGCCCACATCGCCGGGGTGATGGCCGCCGAACTGCGGCTGGACGTGCCGCTGATCAAGCGCTGCGCGTTCCTGCACGACATCGGCAAGGCGCTGACCCACGAGGTCGAGGGCAGCCACGCGCTGATCGGCGCCGACGTCGCCCGCAAGTACGGGGAGACCGAGGACGTCGTCCACGCGATCGAGGCCCACCACAACGAGGTGCTGCCGCAGACCATCGAAGCGGTCCTCACCCAGGCCTCCGACGCCTGCTCCGGTGGGCGCCCCGGTGCGCGGCGGGAAAGCCTCGAGGCGTACGTCAAGCGGCTCGAGCGGATCGAGGAGATCGCCGCCGGCAAGGTCGGCGTCGAGAAGGTCTTCGCCATGCAGGCCGGCCGGGAGATCCGGGTGATGGTCAAGCCCGACGACGTCGACGACATCGGGGCGGCGGTGCTCGCCCGCGACGTGGCCAAGCAGGTCGAGGAGGAGCTCACCTACCCGGGGCAGATCCGGGTCACCGTCGTCCGGGAGTCACGGGTCACCGAGATCGCCCGCTGA